In a single window of the Candoia aspera isolate rCanAsp1 chromosome 14, rCanAsp1.hap2, whole genome shotgun sequence genome:
- the LOC134505408 gene encoding galanin receptor 2b-like, with the protein MSEQEELASLAGPWNSSDLGQFSPTKVAIPVVFSLIFLLGTVGNSLVLAVLLQNSQMGCNSTNLFILNLSLADLSFIIFCVPFQATIYSTEGWLFGSFMCKAVHFFIYLTMYASSLTLAAVSVDRYLAIRYPLHSRELRTPYSAVVTTVIIWGVSMIFSGPYLSYYDLIQWEDSYICMPGWEEWKRKVMDTSTFIFGYIIPALIVSLSYTRTIKYLWTSVDPLADVLESKKAKRKVTKMIIIVTILFCLCWLPYHVVVLYYLYGDFPFNQTTYAFRLLSHCMAYANSCLNPIVYALVSKHFRKGFKKVFKCLLRKKPWNKVHAVHATLTVRGTQVGSTNMSRVNEDNGQLDVCELDPRSIMVPSSPAFHKPNWSGTSEKGAKCFH; encoded by the exons ATGTCTGAACAAGAAGAACTTGCCAGTTTGGCTGGACCCTGGAATTCTTCTGACCTTGGCCAGTTCAGCCCCACCAAGGTAGCCATTCCGGTGGTCTTCTCCCTCATTTTTCTGTTGGGTACAGTTGGGAACAGTCTGGTCTTGGCGGTGCTCCTGCAGAACAGCCAGATGGGCTGCAACAGCACCAACCTCTTCATCCTCAACCTCAGCTTGGCTGACCTGTCCTTTATCATCTTCTGCGTGCCATTCCAGGCCACCATCTACTCCACCGAGGGCTGGCTCTTTGGCTCGTTCATGTGCAAAGCTGTCCATTTCTTCATCTACCTCACTATGTATGCCAGCAGTCTCACACTGGCCGCTGTCTCCGTGGACAG GTATTTGGCCATTCGCTATCCGTTGCACTCCCGGGAATTACGCACTCCCTACAGTGCGGTGGTGACAACGGTGATCATCTGGGGCGTCTCCATGATCTTTTCAGGGCCCTACCTGAGCTACTACGACTTGATTCAATGGGAGGACAGCTACATCTGCATGCCAGGGTGGGAGGAATGGAAGCGCAAGGTCATGGACACCAGCACCTTCATCTTTGGCTACATCATCCCAGCACTTATTGTCAGTCTCTCCTACACCAGGACAATTAAATATCTCTGGACGTCCGTGGATCCTTTGGCGGACGTGTTGGAGTCCAAGAAAGCTAAGCGGAAAGTGACTAAAATGATTATCATTGTTACCATCCTCTTCTGCTTGTGTTGGCTGCCCTACCATGTGGTTGTGCTCTATTACCTCTATGGAGACTTCCCATTCAACCAAACTACCTATGCTTTCCGCCTGCTGTCTCACTGTATGGCATATGCCAACTCTTGCCTCAACCCCATTGTCTATGCCTTGGTCTCCAAGCACTTCCGCAAGGGCTTTAAGAAGGTGTTTAAATGTCTGCTGAGGAAGAAACCATGGAACAAAGTCCATGCAGTCCATGCCACTCTCACTGTGCGTGGTACTCAGGTCGGCTCCACAAACATGTCCCGGGTGAATGAAGATAATGGACAACTGGATGTGTGTGAACTGGATCCAAGGTCCATCATGGTCCCATCATCCCCTGCATTTCATAAGCCAAATTGGAGTGGGACTTCAGAAAAGGGTGCCAAATGCTTCCATTAA